The segment CACCGCCCGGTCGGGCTCAGCCCCGGTCGCGCAGGTAGTCCAGCTGCGCCCGCACCGACAGCTCCGCGGCGGGCCACAGCGCGCGCGGGACGTCGGCGTAGACGACCGCCACCACCTCCGGCGCCGTCTCCGCACCCGCCGCCACTGCCGCCCGGACCTGCTGCAGCCGCTGCTCGCGGTGCTCCAGGTACGCCGCCAGCAGCCCCGCCGGATCCCGCAGCGCAGGACCGTGCCCGGGCAGGACCCGCTCGGCCGCGCTCTCGCGCGAGAAGCTGCGCAGCCGCTCGAGCGACGCGAGGTAGTCCGACAGCCGGCCCTCCGGGTGGGCCACCACGGTCGTTCCCCGGCCCAGCACGGTGTCCCCGGTCAGCAGCGCCGCGTCGGCGGGCAGCACGAAGGTCAGGCAGTCGTCGG is part of the Candidatus Nanopelagicales bacterium genome and harbors:
- a CDS encoding MBL fold metallo-hydrolase; the encoded protein is MTPRATCVLAPNPGPMTLDGTNTWVLVEPGSTRAVVVDPGPDDPEHLGAVLAAVDALGAQVYLTLLTHGHPDHAEGARTFAAMTGRPVRALDPAHRLGDEGLGEGDVVAVDGLEVRVLATPGHTDDCLTFVLPADAALLTGDTVLGRGTTVVAHPEGRLSDYLASLERLRSFSRESAAERVLPGHGPALRDPAGLLAAYLEHREQRLQQVRAAVAAGAETAPEVVAVVYADVPRALWPAAELSVRAQLDYLRDRG